The genome window TGCCTGCCCTAACGGGTCTTTCATCTCCGTCATGCGTCCCGCCACATCATAAGTATAGGTGCTGGTCTGTCCCAGTGCGTTCGTCTCGCTGGTAAGATTATCCCGGATATCGTAGGTGTAAGAGCTTGCTCCGCCCTTTGCATCCACGCTTCCGGTCAGGCGGTGAAGCTTATCGTAGGTAAACGTCGTCGTCTGCTTCAGGCTGTTTGATTACATCCAAAATATATTGAATGATATAAGCTTTCGCCACCTCCGAAGCTGAGACGCCTATTATGGACACAACCGCTATACTCAGCCACAATTTATTCTTTAAAACAATACTTCGCACCGTTTTTTTCATCTTTTTCCCGCCTTTACACCGATTATTCGTATTTGCTTCCCTGCATAGGCTTATCTAACCACATCGCATTCTTTCTGTAAATAGTTTTTCAGTAAGTGGCCAATATAGTCCGCCAAGCGGTAGAATTAAGGCATAATCATGCATGCCCCTAAGAATCCACTTTTTTGCTACATTTCCTTAATCACACAAAAAAGTTTATGACGTTTTACGAAAAAAAAATTCACATAAAACGTCATAAACTTTTTCATTAACAGATTCACTACCCATTTTGTTCTGAGGACAGGCAGTATTTAACTTTTACCCTTCCCCTCTCTGCGCATTGGCAAACTTCGTATACTGCGGAAGCCAGGTCAGCGTCACCGTCCCAATCGGACCGTTCCTCTGCTTGGCAATAATAATCTCCGCCTCATTTACATGCTCAGTATCTTTATTATAATAATCATCACGATAAATAAACATGACTACATCGGCATCCTGCTCAATTGCCCCGGACTCACGCAGGTCTGAAAGCATCGGCCGGTGATCCGGCCTTTGTTCTACCGCCCGGCTGAGCTGGGACAATGCAATCACCGGAACATGCAGTTCCCTCGCCAGTGCCTTAAGAGATCTCGATATCTCAGAAATCTCCTGCTGTCTGGACTCATTTCTTCCGCCTACACTACCGCTCATAAGCTGAAGGTAGTCGATAATGATGAGTTCCAGATTATATTCCATCTTATATTTCCTGCACTTCGATCTCATCTCGGAAACCGAAATACCCGGGACGTCATCAATGATCAGGTTTGACCGTCCGATCGTTCCCGCGCCTTCAATCAGCTTCTCCCAGTCAGAATCCTTCAGATTTCCCGTTCTGAGGAGCTGGGCGTCCACATAGGACTCCAGCGAGAACAAACGATTCACCAACTGCTCTTTTGACATCTCCAGACTGAAGATTGCCACCGTCCGATTCTGCTTGAACGCCACATGCTGTGCTATATTCAGGACAAACGCCGTTTTCCCCATGGAAGGGCGGGCCGCCACAAGAATCAGGTCTGATGGCTGAAGTCCTGACATCTTATAATCCAGATCAATGAACCCTGTGGGAATTCCCGTTACAGTCCCCTTACTCTTGGAGGCTTTCTCGATCTTCTCAAGCGCATTCAGCACTACCTGCTTGATCGGCACAAAATCCCCGCTTCCCCGGTTCTGCACTAATTCAAACACCTGCTTCTCCGCGCGTTCCACGATTGCCTCCACCGGTTCATTGGCCAGATAGCAGGCATTTGCCAATTCCTCATTCATCTTGATCATCTTACGCAGAGTCGCTTTTTCAGCCACGATCTCCGCATAATATTTTACATTTGCTGAAGTAGGAACTACCGTCAGCAAATCTCTCGCAAATTCCAGATCGCTGATTTCTTCCGGCACCGCCTTCTCACGCAGACGATTCTGCAACGTAATCAGATCCACCGGTTTTCCTTCGTTAAAAAGTTCTACCACCGAATCAAAGACAACGCCATACGCCGTTTGATAAAAATCGCCTCCGCAGATAATCTCGGAGGCGGTTGTAATCGCATCTTTATCCATCAGCATGGCGCCGACCACCGACTGCTCAGCTTCTATGCTGTGGGGCGGTACCCGTTTTATGAGTGCCTCATCCATCTAAATGCTCCTCCTAAGCCTCTCCTACATGAACCTTAAGTTCAGCCGTTACTTTTGTATGCAGCTTCACCGGAACCAGATGCATTCCCGGAGTCTTGATGGCCTCTTTGATCTGAATCTTCTTCTTATCCACATCATATCCCATCTGATCCTTCACTGCCTGAGCAATCTCCTTGGAAGAAACAGATCCGAAGGTCCTTCCGCCTTCTCCTGTCTTGATCTTAAGCTCAACCTTTCCCTGCTCCAGCTTCGCAGCCAGATCCTTTGCCGCATCCAGGCTCTCCTGTGCCACCTTCTCCTGGTTCTGCTTCTGTAACTTCAGATCATTCATATTCTTGCTATTCGCTTCCACTCCCAGCTTCTTCGGCAGAATAAAATTCCTTGCATATCCGTCGTTTACCGATACAATCTCACCTTTTTTACCTAAGCTCTTTACATCCTGCAATAAAATTACCTTCATCTAAATATCTCCCTTTTCTATCATAGTATCAATTGTTTCTTTCAAAATCGCCACGGCTCTGTTAATGTCCGTAAATTCAAACTGTGCTCCGGCCATATTGATATGTCCGCCACCACCCAGACGCTCCATGATGATCTGCACGTTCACCTCATCGATCGAACGCGCGCTGACATAAATCTTATTATTATATTCGGTCAGTGCAAAAGAGGCCTTGATTCCCTCAATACTCAGCAACTCATTGGCTGCCTGGGCTCCCACGATCGTAGGACTCTCAATTCCTAAATTCCCGCCCTTCGCAATCGCATAGACCTTCCGGTATACCTCGGAATTACTTACCAGGGTCGCCTTTGCGCGGTAAGATGCCGGATCGTCACGAAGGAGCTTACGGACATAAGTAATGTCCGCACCACATCTTCTAAGGTAAGCCGCTGCCTCAAAGGTACGCACACCCGTCCGCATGGTAAAGTTGTTCGTATCCACCATGATTCCGGCATAGAGACTGTTCGCCTCCATCACATTCAGTTTCAGATCCTCCACAATATACTGAAGCACTTCTGCGACCATCTCACACGCCGAAGAAGCATAAGGCTCAATATAGGAAAGTACCGCGTTCTCGATCACTTCATCGCTCTGCCTGTGGTGATCCAGAACGGCAATCGTCTTCGTCACCCGCAAAAGCCGCTCACACTCTGTCATCTTCGGCTTATTGGTATCCACTACCACGACCATACAGCTATCATCTGCAAGCTCTTCCGCCTCTCTGGAATTCACAAACAGGTCCTCCGGACATACGGCACTGTTCTTAAATGCCTCATACAGCGGACGAAGGCTGGGCGTCACTTCATTCAATACAATATTGACCTTCTTCTCTAACGCCGAGGCCGCACAATAAATACCGACCGCTGCTCCCATCGAATCTGCATCTGCCATCTTATGTCCCATGACAATGATCCGCTCTTTAGCCATGATAAACTCTCGGAGCGCTTCTGCCTTGACACGCGCTTTCACGCGGGTGTTCTTGGAAGTCTGCTCACGTTTTCCACCGTAATAAGTAATGCCTTTGCAATCCTTTATTACCGCCTGGTCGCCTCCCCGGGCAAGTGCAAGGTCAATCGCCACACGGGCATAGTTATAACCCGCGGTATAGGTATCCGAACTCAGTCCCAGACCAATACTGAGCGTTGCCGGTACCTGATTACCAATATTCACATTCTTTACTTCCTCAAGAAGTGAAAAACGATCCTCCTCCATCTTTCGGAACCCCACCTTCTTCACGGCGATAAAGTATTTATCCTTTTCCAGCTTTTTGGCGATTCCGGCAAGGTTGGCCACATACTGGTTAATCTTCCTGTCAATCAGCGCCACAAGAAGCGACTGGCGCACCTCCTCGACACTTTCCATGACTTCATCATAATTATCTATATAGACCAGTCCCGCCACAAGACGCTGGTCCTCATTCTCCCGTATATAGTGATTGAGCTGCGTCACGTCCTGCAAATGAACCGCAATAAAATACTCCCTCTCTTCGGGCAGCTTAAGGAGCTTCTCCGCCTCGCTGAATCCTTCCACGGAAACGCACTGTACCTCCGCCTGATAATCCTTGTCACGATAGCTAAGCTCCAGACTTACAGTTTGTCCTTCCTCCTTCGGGAACATGCTTCGGTTCAGTTCCGGCATATATCTGCTCAGATACGAATCCTTACGCATCTTCTCGCCCAGAATCTCCTGAAACTGGTCGTTCGTCCAGAGAATCTTCCCGTCTGCCATCAGAATCGCATACGGCACCGTCAACTCCTTGAGCAACGTATTCTGCACAATGCCATACTGGGCTGCAAATTCGACCATATCCGCCAGGATCAGAGACTTATTATAAAAATACAGACTCCCTACGATCACTGCATAAATCAGCACGAATACCGCCATGATCGCTCCGGCCCGCTTATCCGTCTTAAAGATCCAGACCGTCATCAACACCAAAAGTACCGTCATGATGGCGGGCCATTGCATATACAATCTCAGTTGGCCTTTTAGCTTTACTTCTTTCTTCATTTAACTAACCCTCATTGCTTATCGCAGTTACTTTTTACAGTATACCACTCTTTTTCCGTTTAGAAAAGTGAAAATGCTCATCGGCGAATTTTTCTCACCGACGAGCATTCTATTGTTCTGTTAATTTTTCGAATTATTCACAGTTCCACAAAGAATTCGCTACAATTCTGACTATTTAGTGTTATATCCATCCGGATTCTGGTTCTGCCATCTCCAGGAATCCTCGCACATCTCTGCGATTCCCCGCTCAGCTACCCATCCAAGCTCCTCTTTTGCCTTCTTCGCATCAGAATAACAGGTCGCAATATCGCCCGCTCTTCTCGGCTTGATTTCATACGGAAGCTCTTTTCCACATGCCTTCTCAAACGCATGTAATACATCAAGAACGGAATATCCTACCCCTGTGCCCAGATTGTAAACACATACACCAGCTTTTTCCTCTATCTTCTTCAATGCCTTTACATGGCCGATTGCCAGGTCTACTACATGAATGTAGTCGCGCACTCCGGTGCCGTCATGCGTATCATAGTCATTTCCAAATACACCAAGTGCTTCTCTCTTCCCGATTGCAACCTGTGCAATGTAAGGAACCAGATTGTTCGGAATTCCCTTCGGATCCTCTCCCATCAGTCCGCTCTTATGTGCGCCGATCGGGTTAAAGTAACGAAGGAGCACCACGTTCCACTCCGGATCTGCGGTATGCAGGTCTGTAAGAATCTGCTCCAGCATCCATTTGGTCCA of Roseburia hominis contains these proteins:
- the dnaB gene encoding replicative DNA helicase, yielding MDEALIKRVPPHSIEAEQSVVGAMLMDKDAITTASEIICGGDFYQTAYGVVFDSVVELFNEGKPVDLITLQNRLREKAVPEEISDLEFARDLLTVVPTSANVKYYAEIVAEKATLRKMIKMNEELANACYLANEPVEAIVERAEKQVFELVQNRGSGDFVPIKQVVLNALEKIEKASKSKGTVTGIPTGFIDLDYKMSGLQPSDLILVAARPSMGKTAFVLNIAQHVAFKQNRTVAIFSLEMSKEQLVNRLFSLESYVDAQLLRTGNLKDSDWEKLIEGAGTIGRSNLIIDDVPGISVSEMRSKCRKYKMEYNLELIIIDYLQLMSGSVGGRNESRQQEISEISRSLKALARELHVPVIALSQLSRAVEQRPDHRPMLSDLRESGAIEQDADVVMFIYRDDYYNKDTEHVNEAEIIIAKQRNGPIGTVTLTWLPQYTKFANAQRGEG
- the rplI gene encoding 50S ribosomal protein L9 codes for the protein MKVILLQDVKSLGKKGEIVSVNDGYARNFILPKKLGVEANSKNMNDLKLQKQNQEKVAQESLDAAKDLAAKLEQGKVELKIKTGEGGRTFGSVSSKEIAQAVKDQMGYDVDKKKIQIKEAIKTPGMHLVPVKLHTKVTAELKVHVGEA
- a CDS encoding DHH family phosphoesterase; the encoded protein is MKKEVKLKGQLRLYMQWPAIMTVLLVLMTVWIFKTDKRAGAIMAVFVLIYAVIVGSLYFYNKSLILADMVEFAAQYGIVQNTLLKELTVPYAILMADGKILWTNDQFQEILGEKMRKDSYLSRYMPELNRSMFPKEEGQTVSLELSYRDKDYQAEVQCVSVEGFSEAEKLLKLPEEREYFIAVHLQDVTQLNHYIRENEDQRLVAGLVYIDNYDEVMESVEEVRQSLLVALIDRKINQYVANLAGIAKKLEKDKYFIAVKKVGFRKMEEDRFSLLEEVKNVNIGNQVPATLSIGLGLSSDTYTAGYNYARVAIDLALARGGDQAVIKDCKGITYYGGKREQTSKNTRVKARVKAEALREFIMAKERIIVMGHKMADADSMGAAVGIYCAASALEKKVNIVLNEVTPSLRPLYEAFKNSAVCPEDLFVNSREAEELADDSCMVVVVDTNKPKMTECERLLRVTKTIAVLDHHRQSDEVIENAVLSYIEPYASSACEMVAEVLQYIVEDLKLNVMEANSLYAGIMVDTNNFTMRTGVRTFEAAAYLRRCGADITYVRKLLRDDPASYRAKATLVSNSEVYRKVYAIAKGGNLGIESPTIVGAQAANELLSIEGIKASFALTEYNNKIYVSARSIDEVNVQIIMERLGGGGHINMAGAQFEFTDINRAVAILKETIDTMIEKGDI
- the galE gene encoding UDP-glucose 4-epimerase GalE; this encodes MAILVTGGAGFIGSHTCVELLDAGYDVVVVDNLCNASEEALKRVEKITGKTVTFYQEDIRDIEALNRIFEKESIDSVIHFAGLKAVGESVAKPLEYYQNNIAGTITLCDAMRNHGVKNIIFSSSATVYGDPAFIPITEECPKGTCTNPYGWTKWMLEQILTDLHTADPEWNVVLLRYFNPIGAHKSGLMGEDPKGIPNNLVPYIAQVAIGKREALGVFGNDYDTHDGTGVRDYIHVVDLAIGHVKALKKIEEKAGVCVYNLGTGVGYSVLDVLHAFEKACGKELPYEIKPRRAGDIATCYSDAKKAKEELGWVAERGIAEMCEDSWRWQNQNPDGYNTK